The region GGATGGTGCTGCTGCTGTTAATGACGAGCGGGCGCGCTGACAGCGTGTGAGGGAACATGGGCACGAGCGTAATGGCGTCGAGCGATGGCGTCAGGATCGGGCCGCCGGCGGAGAGCGAATAGGCGGTCGAGCCGGTGGGCGTGGAGATTATCAGCCCGTCCGAGCGCTGGGAGAACGCGAATTTTTCGTCGATATAGACTTCAAATTCAATCATATGCGCCACTTTTCCCGGGTGTAGCACCACTTCGTTAATGGCGGTGCTGATGCGCTTCTGGCAATTTTTCTGGCAGACCTGCGCCTCCAGCAAAAAGCGTTGCTCGCGGATGTAATGGCCTTCAAGCACGTCCGCCAACTGCTGCTGCGCGTTATCCGGGTCGAGATCGGTGAGAAACCCAAGATTGCCGCGGTTAATGCCGATGACGCTAATATCGTAGCGCGCCAGTACGCGCGCGGCGCCCAGCATGTTGCCGTCACCACCGACCACCACCGCCAGATCCGCCTGCTGGCCAATT is a window of Cronobacter muytjensii ATCC 51329 DNA encoding:
- the nadK gene encoding NAD(+) kinase; protein product: MNNHFNCIGIVGHPRHPTALTTHEMLWRWLLDRGYEVIIEQQIAEELKLRDARTGTLAEIGQQADLAVVVGGDGNMLGAARVLARYDISVIGINRGNLGFLTDLDPDNAQQQLADVLEGHYIREQRFLLEAQVCQKNCQKRISTAINEVVLHPGKVAHMIEFEVYIDEKFAFSQRSDGLIISTPTGSTAYSLSAGGPILTPSLDAITLVPMFPHTLSARPLVINSSSTIRLRFSNMRSDLEISCDSQIALPIQEGEDVFIRRCDYPLNLIHPKDYSYFNTLSSKLGWSKKLF